One stretch of Janibacter limosus DNA includes these proteins:
- the sufB gene encoding Fe-S cluster assembly protein SufB, giving the protein MSTNIEELNPGLKDIGRYEYGWSDSDAAGATAKRGLNEDVVLDISNRKSEPQWMRDLRLKSLRLFGKKPMPSWGSDLTGIDFQNIKYFVKSTENQAASWEELPEDIRNTYDRLGIPEAEKQRLVAGVAAQYESEVVYHQIREDLEQQGVIFVDTDTGLREHEDLFREYFGTVIPAGDNKFAALNTAVWSGGSFIYVPPGVHVDIPLQAYFRINTENMGQFERTLIIADEGSSVHYVEGCTAPIYSTASLHSAVVEIVVKKNARVRYTTIQNWSNNVYNLVTKRTTVAEGGTMEWVDGNIGSKVTMKYPACFLMGEYAKGETLSIAFAGEGQHQDAGAKMVHAAPNTSSSIISKSVARGGGRTSYRGLVQVLEGATNSKSNVVCDALLVDTISRSDTYPYVDVREDEVQMGHEATVSKVSADQLFYLMSRGLNEEEAMATIVRGFVEPIARELPMEYALELNRLIELQMEGAVG; this is encoded by the coding sequence ATGAGCACCAACATCGAAGAGCTCAACCCCGGGCTCAAGGACATCGGCCGGTACGAGTACGGCTGGTCCGACAGCGACGCCGCGGGCGCGACGGCCAAGCGTGGCCTCAACGAGGATGTCGTGCTCGACATCAGCAACCGCAAGAGCGAGCCGCAGTGGATGCGCGACCTGCGCCTGAAGTCCCTGCGCCTCTTCGGCAAGAAGCCCATGCCGAGCTGGGGGAGCGACCTCACCGGGATCGACTTCCAGAACATCAAGTACTTTGTGAAGTCCACCGAGAACCAGGCCGCCTCGTGGGAGGAGCTCCCGGAGGACATCCGCAACACCTACGACCGTCTGGGCATCCCGGAGGCGGAGAAGCAGCGCCTCGTCGCCGGCGTCGCCGCCCAGTACGAGTCCGAGGTCGTCTACCACCAGATCCGCGAGGACCTGGAGCAGCAGGGCGTCATCTTCGTCGACACCGACACCGGGCTGCGCGAGCACGAGGACCTCTTCCGCGAGTACTTCGGCACCGTCATCCCCGCCGGTGACAACAAGTTCGCCGCGCTCAACACCGCCGTGTGGTCGGGTGGGTCCTTCATCTACGTCCCGCCGGGCGTGCACGTCGACATCCCGCTGCAGGCCTACTTCCGGATCAACACCGAAAACATGGGCCAGTTCGAGCGGACGCTGATCATCGCCGACGAGGGCTCCTCGGTCCACTACGTCGAGGGGTGCACCGCGCCCATCTACAGCACCGCGTCGCTGCACAGCGCGGTCGTCGAGATCGTCGTGAAGAAGAACGCCCGGGTGCGCTACACGACCATCCAGAACTGGTCCAACAACGTCTACAACCTCGTCACCAAGCGCACCACGGTCGCCGAGGGCGGGACGATGGAGTGGGTCGACGGCAACATCGGCTCCAAGGTGACGATGAAGTACCCCGCGTGCTTCCTCATGGGCGAGTACGCGAAGGGGGAGACCCTCTCGATCGCCTTCGCCGGCGAGGGCCAGCACCAGGACGCGGGCGCCAAGATGGTGCACGCCGCCCCCAACACCTCCAGCTCGATCATCTCCAAGTCGGTGGCACGTGGTGGCGGTCGCACCTCCTACCGGGGCCTCGTGCAGGTCCTCGAGGGCGCGACCAACAGCAAGTCCAATGTCGTCTGCGACGCACTGCTCGTCGACACGATCAGCCGGTCCGACACCTACCCCTACGTCGACGTCCGCGAGGACGAGGTGCAGATGGGTCACGAGGCCACGGTCTCCAAGGTGTCCGCCGACCAGCTCTTCTACCTCATGTCCCGCGGGCTCAACGAGGAGGAGGCCATGGCGACGATCGTGCGTGGCTTCGTCGAGCCCATCGCGCGCGAGCTGCCGATGGAGTACGCCCTCGAGCTCAACCGTCTCATCGAACTCCAGATGGAAGGAGCCGTCGGCTGA
- the sufD gene encoding Fe-S cluster assembly protein SufD, whose translation MSLLADSGPKAHTHSADTLVPDQSRAERTRSWQVSDFDVPTGREEDWRFTPVGELTDLFSDAGDSSSLSVTHELPEGVTRTSVSADEFRGAGVPLPADRAAAVAASGDSVVVIDVPAEAELTEPVRIRLDGASRETVRSHHVVRVGAFAKATVVVEHSGTSDYTELLSVVSGDSSQLTIVSLQDWADDAHHLGQHDVVVGRDASVRHIAITIGGGIVRLNTNATYAGPGGSFEGLGVYFADAGQHLEHRLFVDHEAPHCTSNVEYKGALQGETAHTVWVGDVLIRAAAEGTETYELNRNLVLTDGARADSVPNLEIETGEIIGAGHASTTGRFDDQQLFYLQSRGIPEDEARRLVVRGFFNSIVQRVGDPEISERIMAAIDVELEGGAA comes from the coding sequence ATGAGCCTGCTGGCTGACTCGGGCCCCAAGGCCCATACCCATTCCGCGGACACACTTGTCCCCGACCAGTCCCGCGCGGAGCGCACCCGCTCCTGGCAGGTCTCCGACTTCGACGTGCCCACCGGGCGCGAGGAGGACTGGCGCTTCACCCCGGTCGGTGAGCTGACCGACCTCTTCAGCGACGCCGGGGACAGCTCCTCGCTCAGCGTCACGCACGAGCTGCCCGAGGGCGTGACCCGCACGAGCGTCTCGGCCGACGAGTTCCGGGGCGCGGGCGTCCCGCTGCCGGCCGACCGCGCCGCGGCCGTCGCCGCGAGCGGCGACTCGGTGGTCGTCATCGACGTCCCGGCCGAGGCCGAGCTCACCGAGCCGGTGCGCATCCGGCTCGACGGTGCGAGTCGAGAGACCGTGCGGTCGCACCACGTCGTGCGCGTCGGTGCCTTCGCCAAGGCGACGGTCGTCGTCGAGCACTCGGGCACCAGCGACTACACCGAGCTGCTCTCCGTGGTCTCCGGCGACAGCTCACAGCTGACGATCGTCTCGCTGCAGGACTGGGCCGACGACGCCCACCACCTCGGCCAGCACGACGTCGTCGTGGGTCGTGACGCCAGCGTGCGGCACATCGCCATCACCATCGGTGGCGGCATCGTGCGACTCAACACCAACGCGACCTACGCCGGTCCCGGCGGCTCCTTCGAGGGCCTGGGTGTCTACTTCGCCGACGCCGGGCAGCACCTCGAGCACCGGCTCTTCGTCGACCACGAGGCGCCGCACTGCACGAGCAATGTCGAGTACAAGGGCGCGCTCCAGGGCGAGACCGCGCACACCGTGTGGGTCGGCGACGTCCTCATCCGCGCGGCGGCCGAGGGCACCGAGACCTACGAGCTCAACCGCAACCTCGTGCTGACCGACGGCGCCCGTGCCGACTCCGTCCCCAACCTCGAGATCGAGACGGGCGAGATCATCGGCGCCGGTCACGCATCGACGACGGGCCGCTTCGACGACCAGCAGCTGTTCTACCTGCAGTCGCGCGGCATCCCCGAGGACGAGGCCCGTCGCCTCGTCGTGCGCGGCTTCTTCAACAGCATCGTCCAGCGGGTCGGTGACCCGGAGATCAGCGAGCGCATCATGGCGGCGATCGACGTCGAGCTCGAGGGCGGCGCGGCATGA
- a CDS encoding non-heme iron oxygenase ferredoxin subunit: MSAVAEPDFVRVCHLDELTTGEAAKAEVSGRVIAVVRTEDGTVHAIDDECTHGKVSLSEGEVEGCTIECWLHGSRFDLLSGRPTSLPATVPVRVHTVQVSADGDVLVALAD; this comes from the coding sequence ATGAGTGCCGTCGCCGAGCCGGACTTCGTCCGGGTCTGCCACCTCGACGAGCTGACGACCGGGGAGGCCGCCAAGGCGGAGGTCTCCGGTCGGGTCATCGCCGTGGTCCGCACCGAGGACGGCACCGTCCACGCGATCGACGACGAGTGCACCCACGGCAAGGTCTCGCTCTCCGAGGGCGAGGTCGAGGGCTGCACCATCGAGTGCTGGCTGCACGGCTCCCGCTTCGACCTGCTCTCCGGCCGGCCCACCAGCCTCCCGGCGACCGTCCCCGTCAGGGTGCACACCGTCCAGGTGAGCGCCGACGGTGACGTCCTCGTCGCGCTGGCCGACTGA